A single window of Ovis canadensis isolate MfBH-ARS-UI-01 breed Bighorn chromosome 17, ARS-UI_OviCan_v2, whole genome shotgun sequence DNA harbors:
- the ANHX gene encoding anomalous homeobox protein isoform X2 yields MQSFLQLLRGNGGPSLPLPELVTLAGRLCRDLQDDPTQVQPLVTAVLDSQFRLYLLDNADVALVCASVLAQREQHQAACRLLEGCQVPGGSPKLVQLWNDIHYRLAMKRLGVSTLTPVQKFRCRKRNPPPASLCPNGLKSRNFPREVRQKLEDFASGVSTNPSKAEREDLASETHLTTEQVYNWFANYRRRQRALMQRAAPAPDSAEDLTSGEASRHLPPQPTDHPHLGSGLVDRPQWSTGPEKSGPLQTLETTQGPWEPLALTPDLSGDETMPKSLAPSINPQGTYLEEDPGSCGSQAEQQAGNLQVTQPPAQAPNFILTQSPSDLTPAPPGFPGPMSAVELGQPPPSSQVQWSDGQTSSDAFWGARMLLELSAGSMG; encoded by the exons ATGCAGAGCTTCCTGCAACTGCTGAGGGGAAACGGGGGCCCCAGCCTGCCCTTGCCGGAGCTGGTGACCCTCGCAGGCAGGCTGTGCCGGGACCTCCAGGATGATCCCACCCAGGTGCAGCCCTTGGTCACAGCTGTGCTGGACAGCCAGTTCCGCCTGTACCTCTTGGACAATGCGGATGTGGCCCTGGTGTGCGCCAGCGTGCTGGCCCAGCGAGAACAGCACCAGGCCGCTTGCCGGCTGCTGGAG GGGTGCCAGGTGCCGGGTGGCAGCCCCAAGCTGGTGCAGCTCTGGAATGACATCCACTACCGTCTGGCCATGAAGAGGCTTGGTGTGTCCACGCTGACACCAGTGCAGAAGTTCCGGTGCAGGAAGAG GAATCCACCACCTGCCTCCCTCTGTCCTAATGGCCTCAAGAGCCGGAACTTCCCCAGAGAAGTTCGCCAGAAGCTGGAGGACTTTGCCTCGGGCGTGAGCACCAACCCCAGCAAGGCTGAGCGG GAGGACCTGGCCTCTGAGACGCACCTGACCACGGAGCAAGTCTACAACTGGTTTGCCAATTACCGGCGGCGCCAGAGGGCCTTGATGCAGCGTGCAGCGCCAGCCCCAGACTCAGCAGAAGACCTCACGTCGGGGGAGGCGAGTCGGCACCTCCCCCCGCAGCCAACAGACCACCCCCACCTTGGCTCTGGGCTTGTGGACAGGCCTCAGTGGTCAA CAGGACCAGAGAAAAGTGGGCCTCTACAGACCCTGGAGACCACCCAAGGGCCGTGGGAGCCGCTGGCTCTGACCCCAGACCTCTCTGGAGACGAGACTATGCCCAAGTCACTGGCTCCCAG CATCAACCCCCAGGGCACATACCTGGAGGAGGATCCGGGTTCCTGCGGTAGCCAAGCAGAACAACAGGCGGGCAACCTTCAGGTGACCCAGCCCCCGGCACAGGCTCCCAATTTCATCCTCACCCAGAG tcccTCAGACCTGACTCCggccccaccaggcttccctggccccaTGTCTGCCGTGGAGCTGggccagccccctccctccagccag gtgcagTGGTCTGATGGGCAGACCTCCAGCGACGCCTTCTGGGGAGCCAGGATGCTCCTGGAGCTTTCAGCGGGTAGCATGGGCTGA
- the ANHX gene encoding anomalous homeobox protein isoform X1, whose translation MQSFLQLLRGNGGPSLPLPELVTLAGRLCRDLQDDPTQVQPLVTAVLDSQFRLYLLDNADVALVCASVLAQREQHQAACRLLEGCQVPGGSPKLVQLWNDIHYRLAMKRLGVSTLTPVQKFRCRKRNPPPASLCPNGLKSRNFPREVRQKLEDFASGVSTNPSKAEREDLASETHLTTEQVYNWFANYRRRQRALMQRAAPAPDSAEDLTSGEASRHLPPQPTDHPHLGSGLVDRPQWSTGPEKSGPLQTLETTQGPWEPLALTPDLSGDETMPKSLAPRSLQGGEIHQEGPNHDPATLPPVCSGPGLCPLAAANDMLDPSLAAPESWLMSLALASSKEVSFQTGQLIHSRGLDVTMRPTDAALAVSFAALREPSPTGFADPPSINPQGTYLEEDPGSCGSQAEQQAGNLQVTQPPAQAPNFILTQSPSDLTPAPPGFPGPMSAVELGQPPPSSQVQWSDGQTSSDAFWGARMLLELSAGSMG comes from the exons ATGCAGAGCTTCCTGCAACTGCTGAGGGGAAACGGGGGCCCCAGCCTGCCCTTGCCGGAGCTGGTGACCCTCGCAGGCAGGCTGTGCCGGGACCTCCAGGATGATCCCACCCAGGTGCAGCCCTTGGTCACAGCTGTGCTGGACAGCCAGTTCCGCCTGTACCTCTTGGACAATGCGGATGTGGCCCTGGTGTGCGCCAGCGTGCTGGCCCAGCGAGAACAGCACCAGGCCGCTTGCCGGCTGCTGGAG GGGTGCCAGGTGCCGGGTGGCAGCCCCAAGCTGGTGCAGCTCTGGAATGACATCCACTACCGTCTGGCCATGAAGAGGCTTGGTGTGTCCACGCTGACACCAGTGCAGAAGTTCCGGTGCAGGAAGAG GAATCCACCACCTGCCTCCCTCTGTCCTAATGGCCTCAAGAGCCGGAACTTCCCCAGAGAAGTTCGCCAGAAGCTGGAGGACTTTGCCTCGGGCGTGAGCACCAACCCCAGCAAGGCTGAGCGG GAGGACCTGGCCTCTGAGACGCACCTGACCACGGAGCAAGTCTACAACTGGTTTGCCAATTACCGGCGGCGCCAGAGGGCCTTGATGCAGCGTGCAGCGCCAGCCCCAGACTCAGCAGAAGACCTCACGTCGGGGGAGGCGAGTCGGCACCTCCCCCCGCAGCCAACAGACCACCCCCACCTTGGCTCTGGGCTTGTGGACAGGCCTCAGTGGTCAA CAGGACCAGAGAAAAGTGGGCCTCTACAGACCCTGGAGACCACCCAAGGGCCGTGGGAGCCGCTGGCTCTGACCCCAGACCTCTCTGGAGACGAGACTATGCCCAAGTCACTGGCTCCCAG GTCTCTGCAGGGTGGTGAGATACACCAGGAGGGACCTAACCATGATCCTGCCACTCTGCCCCCTGTCTGCTCTGGCCCTGGTCTCTGTCCTCTGGCTGCTGCCAACGATATGCTGGACCCCTCTCTGGCTGCCCCTGAGTCGTGGCTGATGTCTCTCGCACTGGCATCCTCCAAGGAAGTTTCCTTCCAGACTGGGCAGCTGATCCACAGTCGTGGGCTGGACGTCACCATGCGCCCTACCGACGCTGCTCTGGCTGTGTCCTTTGCCGCCCTCAGGGAGCCCAGCCCCACAG GATTCGCTGACCCTCCCAGCATCAACCCCCAGGGCACATACCTGGAGGAGGATCCGGGTTCCTGCGGTAGCCAAGCAGAACAACAGGCGGGCAACCTTCAGGTGACCCAGCCCCCGGCACAGGCTCCCAATTTCATCCTCACCCAGAG tcccTCAGACCTGACTCCggccccaccaggcttccctggccccaTGTCTGCCGTGGAGCTGggccagccccctccctccagccag gtgcagTGGTCTGATGGGCAGACCTCCAGCGACGCCTTCTGGGGAGCCAGGATGCTCCTGGAGCTTTCAGCGGGTAGCATGGGCTGA